The stretch of DNA AATACTGCTTTTAATGGATAATATTCTGTACGCAAATCTTCAACTAAATTGATATCTCCTTTATTTTTATATGTTTGGATTGTCTGTTCTCGCGCGTCTTCCGTTTCAAATAGCGTATCAATCAAAATGATTTGTCCCGCATCATTCAAAAATGACTTCATATAGGATAACGCACGCTGTTTGTCTACATCGTTCAAATGATGAAAAGCAAAAGTCGACACAATCGTATCAAATTTGTGCTTCATCGGAATATCTAAAAAATGACCTGCCATCACCGGTATCCCTTTTTGATTCGCTATTTTTCTCATATCTTGAGAGGGATCAATTGCGATGACATCTTTTCCAGCACGAATGAGACGTTCTGTTAAATTACCTGTCCCAGCACCGATTTCAAGCACTTGACCTGTTGCACGTTTAACGACACTTGCTAACATGTCCGAATAACCGGCAAATACATCTTTATATTCATTGTCATCCCCTGTATTCCAAACTGTTTCATCATAACGTTTTGCCCATTTTTCAAAGATATCCATGAATTCCACAATCCCGCCTCCTAATCCCTAGTATTCTGATATGAATCATATAATAAAGCGCTGAATTTTGTCAATTTTAAATGCCTCGTCTATCGACAATAAACAGAACGAATGACGTGAGAACGCATTTTAAAACAATCCATGAGACTTTATTCAACTTACAATAACGCATACGTCATGTTGAATTTCAATTGTTTTAGAATTAAAAATGCACCTTCAAAAGTTGAAAATCAAACATCCAACTTCTGAAGGTGTACATCGCTTTATTTACTCCAATACGTCACTTTTTTCAGCTTTTTCAGCTAATCCTTGTGCCAACGGATGTAAATAAGGCTTACCAATCAAACCGATCAAGAAGAATCCTATGCCAAACAGACCTAACATCGTCAATTTAAATGTTAAAATCTGTGGTACAGGGCCTCCAACCGCTTCTCTTAATGCATCGATACTATACGAGAATGGTAAAAACGGATGAATATTTTGGAAAAACTGTGGTGTCACTTCAATTGGGAATGTCCCTCCACCACCGGCAATTTGTAATACGAGTAAAACGATCGCCAATGCCTTTCCTGGGTTCCCCAAAACAGAAACTAATGTATATACAATCGTTGTAAAGACAATTGCTGAATAAATTGAAATCGCAATGAATAAAGGAACGGACTCTACAGATGCTTTAAGAATAACAATGTCTCCAATCGAAACAATCGTTGCTTGGATGATATTCATTAATAAAAAGAGTCCCATCTTACCGAGATAGATTTCTCGTATCGTTAAATACGGTTTCAAAGTCGCATGTTTATTGTGTGTTGTTAATAAACTAACTAATAATAATGCCCCTACCCAAATGGATAACGCTGTATAAAATGGTGTACTCGCCGAACCATAATTCTTCACAGGGAAAATATCTTCTTTATGCAAGTCGATTGGATTTGCAATGATCCCTGCTTGCTTTTTCAAATCATTGCGCAATAAATCAATCAGATCTTCAATCGTATGTGCTTTATCAAGCTCTTTGAAAATACGATCTGCCTTTTGTAAATCTTGCTCTACACCCGGTAAATCATTTCGTGCAAATTCAGCCACTCGGTGCAATGTTTCTTTTGCTTGAGGTTGATTGGTATCTAAAATCTCACGTAAACGATCATATTCTGCAAAAACTTTTGGTAATTTATTATTGACGTTTGATGTCACGTCACTAATACGGGATTCTACACCAGGGAGATCATTTTCAACAAATTGCGATGCTTTCGCAACTTTTTCTCGAAACTTAGGGAAATACGCTTGCGCTGCATCGATGGCTTGAATGTACTGAGCTTCTATATGCGGCAATGTATCACTCAATTGATGCAAACGCTGCTGCCCTTCAGTTAAAATTTGCTGTCCCTGACGAATCGCACGGTTCACATTTTGGAGTTGTTGTTGTACCGTTTCTACTGTTGTTGCGCCTTGATTTAACGCTTGTCCTAAGTTCTGCGCCAAAGTCTCTGTCGCTTGGGCAAGCTGATTTTGAATCTCGTTCGGTAACGTTTTAAAGTGACTTTGTATTTTGTCGATACTGCTTAATACCTTCATCGCTTCTGCATCACCAGAATTCCCCGCCTTGATGGCATCATTTAATGCATTTAATTGTTGTGTCAATTGTTGAATATCATCTTGCGCTGTTTTCAATTGTGACTGAGGTTGAGACAAGTCCACATGATCGGTCTTTTCAAGTTGAGATAAGAAATCACGATAATCTCGAACCATTTTATTCACGTTGTTCATTCGAGCAATCACATGACTTAAAGGGACTTCAAATTGCTTTGGCTGATCGGTGCTTAAAATACCTGAACTCAAAGTTTTCACGACATCCATGTCTGTTCCTGTTGCCTCGAGCTGTTGATTCATCGCTTGATTCATATTTTGTAATGTTTCTTGATAAGCTGTCGTCAACGTCGATGCCTCGTCACTTGAAATGACGTGTCCTTCCGGTAACGGAGAAGCATTTCCTTGTGTCGCTGTACTCAGTGGCTGTACCGTATAAACAGTACCAACTGTACTTTGTGGTTGCAACCCCGACACCTGGTGGCTTGGTGCATTTTGATTCGGTGCGCTTTGTAGGCCATTCGTACGATTGGCACCGTTTTGTAACACATTGATGCGCTGTTCAATGTCAGTCAAACGTTGTTGAATGTCATTCAATTGCACACGCGCTTTATCCGTTCCCTCTATCGCACGGTCGATCCCATTATTTATAGTAGGAAACTGATTAGGCACTTTACTCCCAATTTGCAACACACGTTCAATTTCTGGCATCGCCTGATTCAATGAGACGATTAATTTTGCACGTTCATTGATCGCTGGAATACTCGCATTCAGTTGATTTAATCGTTCTGTCGCATTCACTGCATCTGCTTTATATTGATCCAATGCTCTAAAGCGATCGGCATAAGCATCGATATCCGCTTGATGTTCATCTAAGTAAATCAATGTTTTGCGGAATTGCTCGATTTTAGGCAAAGCGGCATTCGCTGCATATACGCCCTCTTTCACTTTATTGTATGTTGGCAGCTGATCTTCAAGTTTAATACCGACACGATTCGCTTCATCCAATAGGGCTTTCGTCACCGTTTCATTGAATCGATCATTTGCCTTTTTGACAATCTCACTCGACCCCGCGTCTGTCATTTTAGGTGCGATCGCATTAAGTTTTTGATTGACTTTATATTCAACTTCCGCTTGCTGAGGATCTTTACGGACAATCCCTGTGACTTGATGTGTAAATTTTTCTGGAATATAAATAGCTGCGTAATATTTTCCCATTCGTAAATCTTGGTCCGCTTTTTCTCGACTTACAAATTGCCAATCGAAGTGATGATCTTTATGCAAAGTTTCTTCAATTTGGTTTCCTACGTTCACTTTCTTTTGACGTACAGTATCTCCTTTATCTTCATTGACAACCGCAATTTTTATTTTATTCGTATTTGAATAAGGATCCCAAGTTGCTTCAAGGTTAAACCATGCATAAAAAGAAGGTAATATGGCTAACCCGATAATGAGCACCATGGCGCCTGGTGTTTTAGCAATTTTTTTGATATCCATCAGAAAAAGTTTGATGGCATTTTTCATTTTCTCACCTCAATATTGAATGAAACGCTTTATTATTTACGTCCCTTCATGTAGTATAAACATGTGCATGAATTGTAAAAAATCCTTTATATATTTAAGTTAACATACATCAACAAACATCAGGCATATTACAGTATAACAATTCCATCATCGGTTTGTACACCCTGTTTTAATATCCTTGTGCGCCTCTATCAAACACTTAGGACCACGCATGATTGGCATGCTGTCTTACACTTTGAATAATGACGCATAGACGTAAAAATTAAACCATGCACTGTACGCATTACTTTTCGGAAAGGAGTATCGACTTGAACAAAACATTTATTTTTTCAGGACTGCTCGGTACAGCAGTACTATTGCCCTCAGTGACACCACATTGGACTGTTTCAGCGACACAACAAGCTGAGAACACGACCAAAGAAGAAACGTCCACCCATCATGACGACAATTCTAAATCGGATGACAAAGTCGCTTATCGTTCGGAAGAAACCGATACATCAAAAAAGAAAGCAACCATTGATGACAAAGACGCGACACCCGAATCTCAAATACTTACGCACCTTTTCTCACAGAACAAGAATTCATCCTTCAATACGCCTTTTTCAACTCAAAAAAATGGCCTGGATCCCCTCTTTCATTCTGTGTTAAATGACGTTACTGATGTGCTCAATCCTGCATATTTTTTCTCAAAACAAGAAACGTCCAATCCAAATACGCAAACAACAGTGGCACCAGAAAACCGAGACTTTCTCGAGCAACTCCAAACGTTGTTAACGGGTCAAGGCTCTGAGCAACATGAACCACAGCCTGCACCCCAATCTAAAAAAACGGCAGCTTCTGAATCATCATCTCAAACTGAAGCACTGGCATCCAAGCCTTCAGATGCACATGCTGACGCAACGAAAAATGAAGCTTCGCATGCAACACATACACAAAAACCAAATTCTGATGCGATTGACTCTGAATCGTCAACATCTTCAAAAAATACGGATTCGACAGCCTCTCATCGCAACGACAGTGCGCCGGAACAAAATGAAGCCGTGATTGATTCATTGTTAGATCAATACAGCGAAAAAGCACGTCAAACGAATGATGCCTATCGAAAACAAAAAGCGGCAATAAGTCAACATCATACAAACACACATGAGTCGCAAATTACTAATCCGGACTCATTCAAACAGACACGTGAACAAGCGCCGAGTCAATCTTTTACATCATCGTCTCAAGACGCAAATACCCGTCAAACCTCACTCTTTGAAGTCATACCAAAATCCGACTCTGATTTTAGCGAGACGCAACAAATGCGCGCTATTCCACAAAATTCGACACGTGCGTTTATTCGTGATATCGCTAAGGCGGCACATGATATCGGTCAGCAAGAGGACATCTATGCTTCCGTTATGATTGCCCAAGCCATTTTAGAATCAGATTCTGGAAAAAGCGAATTAGCACGCGCCCCTTACTATAATTTATTTGGCATTAAAGGGGGCTATCAGGGGCAGTCTGTCAATTTCCAAACGTTAGAATCAGATGGAAATCAGCTGTATCAAATCCAAGCAGACTTCAGAACGTATCCCAATCAAAAAGCATCATTGTCAGACTATGCCGATTTAATTAAAAATGGGATTGATGGAAATCCTACAATCTATAAAGAGGTATGGAAAAGCGAGAGTTCTGACTACCGCTCAGCTACAACAGCATTAGTTGGAACTTATGCCACTGATCCACAATATGATAAAAAGCTACAAGCCATTATTGAAGCTTATGATTTAACACGTTTTGATGAAAAAGATATGCCGACATCGCTTGATGACAATCCGATGCCATCTCCTTCTCAAGACGATATTGGTACATTCAAGCCGTTCTCAGTATCTGGTCCATCCCCTTATCCACATGGTCAGTGTACATGGTATGTGTATCATCGGATGGCACAATTCGGTATCAACATTCCGGGCGATATGGGGAACGCTAGCGATTGGACTTACTCTGCACTCATTAAAGGCTATAGTGTATCTCGTCAACCTAAAGTCCATCATGCTGTCGTTTTCAAACCGAATCAACTCGGTGCCGATCGCTACTATGGTCACGTTGCCTTTGTTGAAAAAGTCCTTCATGATGGTTCAATTGTTGTTTCTGAATCTAATGTCAAAGGACTCGGTGTCATCTCATACCGTACCATCAACGCAAACCAAGCTCAAAAATTAGATTATATCAGTGGCGATTTATCAACGCTCAATTAATAAAATATTTTTGAAACGCTATTATTGGGGATTTTAACACCGTTACTAACGGCATATAAAAGTAATATCATTAACACATATGTAGGCCTATCGTAAGTGGATATGATTCAAAAGATGCAGACGGTATAATAATGAAATTGCCTATCTCTCAGGCGTCAATGCAGACGCAGAGAGGGAATCTATTCATGCTAGAGATTCTTGTTCACATCACGACCACAGCCATCAGTGGTTGTTATTTACGCATTGGCTACGTAATCGCAATGACAAATAGGCGACTATAGTCACTCTAAAAGGGGCTGGGACATAGGGTTTCAGCCCCTTTTTCCTTCAGAAAAAGAATATAACTGTACATGCTTATTTAAGCAAATTTGTACATACTTATCTTGACATTTATATTTTGCTTATTAAAATGTGCTATTTTCTATTGCCTTATCCTAGTCAAAATCGGTTGTTTTTCAATATATTTAACATTGTTACTCAAATATAAAATATCCTGCTATAATACCTAATAAGAAGTACAGTATAAATGCAATAAAAATGTTTTTTTTGTCATTTTTTAATAATTCATTAGATTTGCCTGTGCGTTTTTTGATGATTTTTTCATCAATCCATTTACTTCCAGTAGAAGCCAATGAAAATACTAAACCGGTTAAAATGATATAGAGTATCGCCATTGTTTTTTCTCCTTAATTTATAAATTCAAATATTTTTCAACTTCTTTAATCGAATATGGATCTTTAATGAATTTTCCATTAACATAAACGCTTGGAACATACTTATTTTTATATTTTTTATACATTTCCTAATCTTTTTTAGCTAAATTTAATATTTATACCTCTTTTCAAAAAATGATTCGCGTTACTAATGGATTCATTTCTACTTTTTCCTACACTTATCGCTTGAGCAATTCTCCCACTACTTGAAACATTCATACTTAATATATCTTTTTCTTTGCACCATACCCTATATTCTTTTATGTTAAATTCTTTAATATACTTTTCATTTATTTCGATTTTCTCTACCAAACCAGCCTTTGGAGGTAAGTATGAAATAGCCGCATAACGCGGTACATTGATGTGAAAAGAATCTATATCGTCTATTTGATCTTTTGTAACCATTCCTCTAAATATCGTTTCAATTATATTTTTGTCAAAAGCTAAATCGTATAAATCATTAATCTGATCTCCACCAAATCTTGCTTGACTTTCTACTATCTTTAGTCCTTCATTTGTAACAATAATTTCTGTATGGCAAGGACCATTAATGACATTCATAATATCTAAAAATTTCATCACATCACTTTGTATCATACTTATTTCATCGTGAGATAAACTTGCTGGGACAATATGTCCTAATTCTATAAAATTTTCGCCTTTTATTTTTTCTGTTATACAATAAATCTTGTGAATACCACCTTCAGAGTAACTTTCAACGCTAAATTCTTTACCTTCTATAAATTGTTCTATAATAAATTCTTCTATTTTTAGGTTATTTATTAAATCTGCTATTTCTTTTAAACTACACTTCGATATTTTGTAGATATCTTTGCTTGCTGAACCTTTTTTAGGTTTTAATATGCTTGTTCCATAGTTTGATACAAACTTTATTATTTTTTCTGCATTTAAATTATCAGAAAAATTCAGGCTATCAAATCCTTCCTTGCTTAAATGCTTTCTCATTTTATACTTATTCGATGATAATTCTATTGATCCTTTAGAGTAAGTATAATTAACGCCTAACGTTTCGCAAATTCTTAAAGCTACTTCCTGTAAATCGTCTTCAAGCGTATAAACAAAGTCAACATTATCCAACTCATTTATTTTTATGGCCTCACCTAACCATCTTTCCATCGAATTCTCTTCTATATAGAAAGTCATATTATATAGATTTTTATGATTCTTTTTTTCATATTCTTGTAATGTAATTAAAGTTCCCTTCCCTTTTAATGCAGACAAATATCATCATTTCCTTCTAGTTTAATCTCTACACCATTTATAGGAACACCTATGGGGATCGTATTTTTTTCATTAAATTTCAATTGATAATAAGTGGCAAATATCGTTGCCTTTGCTGGGCCATATAAATTAAAAACATGAGTTGTCAAAGGGATGATATCTTTTAATTTATCTTTCAATGCTACATTGAATACTTCCCCTGCTACAGAAATTGTTTCTACACTTCTCCACGAACACTTATTACCATTAGATAATAAAAACTCTAAATAACTAGGTGAGAATGCTAAGTGCGTAATTTCATACCTTTCTATATACTTTAAAGTATTTTTAATTCGCTTTTCTACGGTATTAATGTTTTCATCATAACAAACCAACTGGCATCCTAATAAAATAGGCGCAAATATTTCACTCAATGAAACATCAAATGTATATGATGTAGAAAATAAAAATTTAGAATTTTTGTCAGCTCCAATTAGCCTATAATATTCTGATAAAATATGATATATTCCATTCTCGGATAATCTTATCTTTTTAGGGTAGCCTGTGGATCCTGATGTAAGTGCTAAATATTCATTCTCTATAGCAGACTCAGAGAAATTATGTTGTCGATGATCATTCACATCCAAAGTGTTGATATCTAAATGATTGATATCAAGATTTTTGTCTGAGATTACATCATCAATCTCCAAGTCCTTGTGTAATAATAAGTGTTCTTCCAAATTAATATCTTTAGCAAGTGGAATAGGCACTTTCCCTGCTTTCCATATCCCTATTATTGTAGGTAAAACATATAAATCATTACTTAAGAGATAGGGTATGTATTTACGATTAGATTTTAAACAATATTTACTGATTTCATTAGATAAATGGTCAATTTCCATATTTGTATAGGCTTTATTTCCGTTAGTCAAAATAACTTGTTTAGGGTTTTTCGCTACATTTTCGTAGAATTTATCTAATATTTTGTTTTTCATTATTATCCTCTTCTAACTTTTTATAATTTCTTTTATGTGATGCTCTAAGCAGAAATCAATATACATTGCATGACTTTTAAGCTCTGTAGAAATGATGACATGTGTGATTTCTTCTTTTGTATAATCCCTCCCATTTTTCAGAATCATAGTAATAATGAAAAATTTTGTCAAAATATTTTTCAAACATTTTTAACCGCGCGACACTAAACCCCTTTTCTGTTCTGCCAGAAAAGGGGTGCTTTG from Staphylococcus lutrae encodes:
- a CDS encoding class I SAM-dependent methyltransferase; translation: MDIFEKWAKRYDETVWNTGDDNEYKDVFAGYSDMLASVVKRATGQVLEIGAGTGNLTERLIRAGKDVIAIDPSQDMRKIANQKGIPVMAGHFLDIPMKHKFDTIVSTFAFHHLNDVDKQRALSYMKSFLNDAGQIILIDTLFETEDAREQTIQTYKNKGDINLVEDLRTEYYPLKAVLTEMVMKIGGQIQFERLNHFAWQMQVTFASSQS
- a CDS encoding YhgE/Pip domain-containing protein, with protein sequence MKNAIKLFLMDIKKIAKTPGAMVLIIGLAILPSFYAWFNLEATWDPYSNTNKIKIAVVNEDKGDTVRQKKVNVGNQIEETLHKDHHFDWQFVSREKADQDLRMGKYYAAIYIPEKFTHQVTGIVRKDPQQAEVEYKVNQKLNAIAPKMTDAGSSEIVKKANDRFNETVTKALLDEANRVGIKLEDQLPTYNKVKEGVYAANAALPKIEQFRKTLIYLDEHQADIDAYADRFRALDQYKADAVNATERLNQLNASIPAINERAKLIVSLNQAMPEIERVLQIGSKVPNQFPTINNGIDRAIEGTDKARVQLNDIQQRLTDIEQRINVLQNGANRTNGLQSAPNQNAPSHQVSGLQPQSTVGTVYTVQPLSTATQGNASPLPEGHVISSDEASTLTTAYQETLQNMNQAMNQQLEATGTDMDVVKTLSSGILSTDQPKQFEVPLSHVIARMNNVNKMVRDYRDFLSQLEKTDHVDLSQPQSQLKTAQDDIQQLTQQLNALNDAIKAGNSGDAEAMKVLSSIDKIQSHFKTLPNEIQNQLAQATETLAQNLGQALNQGATTVETVQQQLQNVNRAIRQGQQILTEGQQRLHQLSDTLPHIEAQYIQAIDAAQAYFPKFREKVAKASQFVENDLPGVESRISDVTSNVNNKLPKVFAEYDRLREILDTNQPQAKETLHRVAEFARNDLPGVEQDLQKADRIFKELDKAHTIEDLIDLLRNDLKKQAGIIANPIDLHKEDIFPVKNYGSASTPFYTALSIWVGALLLVSLLTTHNKHATLKPYLTIREIYLGKMGLFLLMNIIQATIVSIGDIVILKASVESVPLFIAISIYSAIVFTTIVYTLVSVLGNPGKALAIVLLVLQIAGGGGTFPIEVTPQFFQNIHPFLPFSYSIDALREAVGGPVPQILTFKLTMLGLFGIGFFLIGLIGKPYLHPLAQGLAEKAEKSDVLE
- a CDS encoding glucosaminidase domain-containing protein, giving the protein MNKTFIFSGLLGTAVLLPSVTPHWTVSATQQAENTTKEETSTHHDDNSKSDDKVAYRSEETDTSKKKATIDDKDATPESQILTHLFSQNKNSSFNTPFSTQKNGLDPLFHSVLNDVTDVLNPAYFFSKQETSNPNTQTTVAPENRDFLEQLQTLLTGQGSEQHEPQPAPQSKKTAASESSSQTEALASKPSDAHADATKNEASHATHTQKPNSDAIDSESSTSSKNTDSTASHRNDSAPEQNEAVIDSLLDQYSEKARQTNDAYRKQKAAISQHHTNTHESQITNPDSFKQTREQAPSQSFTSSSQDANTRQTSLFEVIPKSDSDFSETQQMRAIPQNSTRAFIRDIAKAAHDIGQQEDIYASVMIAQAILESDSGKSELARAPYYNLFGIKGGYQGQSVNFQTLESDGNQLYQIQADFRTYPNQKASLSDYADLIKNGIDGNPTIYKEVWKSESSDYRSATTALVGTYATDPQYDKKLQAIIEAYDLTRFDEKDMPTSLDDNPMPSPSQDDIGTFKPFSVSGPSPYPHGQCTWYVYHRMAQFGINIPGDMGNASDWTYSALIKGYSVSRQPKVHHAVVFKPNQLGADRYYGHVAFVEKVLHDGSIVVSESNVKGLGVISYRTINANQAQKLDYISGDLSTLN
- a CDS encoding ATP-grasp domain-containing protein, translated to MSALKGKGTLITLQEYEKKNHKNLYNMTFYIEENSMERWLGEAIKINELDNVDFVYTLEDDLQEVALRICETLGVNYTYSKGSIELSSNKYKMRKHLSKEGFDSLNFSDNLNAEKIIKFVSNYGTSILKPKKGSASKDIYKISKCSLKEIADLINNLKIEEFIIEQFIEGKEFSVESYSEGGIHKIYCITEKIKGENFIELGHIVPASLSHDEISMIQSDVMKFLDIMNVINGPCHTEIIVTNEGLKIVESQARFGGDQINDLYDLAFDKNIIETIFRGMVTKDQIDDIDSFHINVPRYAAISYLPPKAGLVEKIEINEKYIKEFNIKEYRVWCKEKDILSMNVSSSGRIAQAISVGKSRNESISNANHFLKRGINIKFS
- a CDS encoding AMP-binding protein; this translates as MKNKILDKFYENVAKNPKQVILTNGNKAYTNMEIDHLSNEISKYCLKSNRKYIPYLLSNDLYVLPTIIGIWKAGKVPIPLAKDINLEEHLLLHKDLEIDDVISDKNLDINHLDINTLDVNDHRQHNFSESAIENEYLALTSGSTGYPKKIRLSENGIYHILSEYYRLIGADKNSKFLFSTSYTFDVSLSEIFAPILLGCQLVCYDENINTVEKRIKNTLKYIERYEITHLAFSPSYLEFLLSNGNKCSWRSVETISVAGEVFNVALKDKLKDIIPLTTHVFNLYGPAKATIFATYYQLKFNEKNTIPIGVPINGVEIKLEGNDDICLH